A DNA window from Vagococcus penaei contains the following coding sequences:
- the arsC gene encoding arsenate reductase (thioredoxin), translated as MKKIYFLCTGNSCRSQIADGLAISILNSDEWEVRSAGIEAHGLNPRAVKIMDEINIDISKNKSEIIDTNYLNSADLVITLCGDALENCPVIPATVEHQHWGLEDPAKVTGTEEEIMSMFRETRNEIKDRIEKLMI; from the coding sequence ATGAAAAAAATTTATTTCCTATGTACTGGTAATTCGTGTCGTAGTCAAATTGCAGATGGTCTAGCAATATCAATCTTAAATTCTGATGAATGGGAAGTTAGAAGTGCCGGAATTGAAGCACACGGGCTTAATCCCAGAGCTGTAAAGATAATGGATGAAATCAATATTGATATTAGTAAAAACAAGTCTGAAATTATTGATACAAACTATCTTAACTCAGCTGATTTAGTGATTACTTTATGTGGTGATGCTTTAGAAAATTGTCCAGTAATACCGGCAACTGTCGAACATCAGCACTGGGGATTAGAAGATCCAGCTAAAGTTACTGGAACAGAAGAAGAAATCATGAGCATGTTTCGTGAAACAAGAAATGAAATAAAAGATAGAATCGAAAAATTAATGATATAA
- a CDS encoding CsbD family protein — protein sequence MTDRGFTDKVKGKAKEVAGDITNDREKKAEGLADQAVGKAKEMSSNAKDTADELVDKAKKKLDK from the coding sequence ATGACTGATCGAGGTTTTACGGATAAGGTAAAAGGGAAAGCAAAAGAAGTCGCCGGTGATATCACAAATGATCGTGAGAAAAAAGCTGAAGGTTTGGCTGATCAAGCAGTAGGTAAGGCAAAGGAAATGTCATCCAATGCTAAAGATACTGCAGATGAATTAGTCGACAAAGCGAAGAAAAAACTAGATAAATAA